From Campylobacter upsaliensis, the proteins below share one genomic window:
- the rplT gene encoding 50S ribosomal protein L20: MARVKTGVVRRRRHKKVLKLARGFYSGRRKHFRKAKEQLERSLVYAYRDRRRKKRDFRRLWIVRINAACRLNDLSYSKFINGLKKAGIELDRKILADLAMNDAAAFAKIADAVKKAL; encoded by the coding sequence ATGGCAAGAGTAAAAACAGGCGTGGTAAGACGCCGCAGACATAAAAAAGTTTTAAAATTAGCGCGTGGTTTTTATAGCGGACGCCGTAAGCATTTTAGAAAAGCTAAAGAGCAATTAGAAAGAAGTTTAGTTTATGCTTATCGTGATAGACGCCGTAAAAAAAGAGATTTTCGCCGTCTTTGGATTGTGCGTATCAATGCAGCTTGTAGGCTAAATGATTTAAGTTATTCTAAATTTATCAATGGTCTTAAAAAAGCGGGTATTGAGCTTGATAGAAAAATTTTAGCCGATTTGGCTATGAATGACGCAGCAGCTTTTGCTAAGATAGCAGACGCCGTTAAAAAAGCTCTATAA
- the rpmI gene encoding 50S ribosomal protein L35, producing the protein MPKMKSVKSAVKRFKVGKNKIKRGSAFRSHILTKKPAKRMRDLRTAKYVHSTNVKAVEKMLGI; encoded by the coding sequence TGAAAAGCGTTAAAAGCGCAGTTAAACGCTTCAAAGTAGGTAAAAACAAGATCAAAAGAGGCTCGGCATTTCGTAGTCATATTTTGACAAAAAAGCCTGCAAAGAGAATGCGCGACTTAAGAACAGCTAAATATGTGCATAGCACAAATGTAAAAGCTGTGGAGAAAATGCTAGGAATTTAA